One region of Calditerricola satsumensis genomic DNA includes:
- the hisIE gene encoding bifunctional phosphoribosyl-AMP cyclohydrolase/phosphoribosyl-ATP diphosphatase HisIE encodes MSDPQLSIPWEALRFDERGLIPVIVQDVASGDVLMFAFANRDALVKTVQTGEAHFYSRSRQALWRKGATSGNVQRVARIRYDCDGDCLLYEVEPQGPACHEGTPSCFSGTLWAADASDAPARPPLAVLTLLERVVAQRDRERPEGSYTTYLFEKGLDKILKKVGEEASEVIIAAKNASACELRYEAADLLYHLLVLLRAARISLAAVLEELAERHKPS; translated from the coding sequence GTGTCTGATCCCCAGCTGTCCATTCCGTGGGAGGCGCTGCGCTTTGATGAACGGGGCCTCATTCCGGTGATCGTGCAGGATGTCGCCAGCGGCGATGTCTTGATGTTCGCGTTTGCCAACCGCGACGCGCTGGTCAAGACGGTGCAGACGGGCGAAGCCCACTTCTACAGCCGCTCGCGGCAGGCGCTGTGGCGCAAGGGGGCCACGTCGGGGAACGTGCAGCGCGTCGCGCGCATCCGCTACGACTGCGACGGGGACTGCCTCCTGTACGAGGTGGAACCGCAGGGGCCGGCCTGTCACGAAGGCACGCCGTCGTGCTTCAGCGGCACGCTGTGGGCGGCCGACGCTTCCGATGCGCCGGCGCGTCCGCCGCTGGCCGTGCTGACCCTCCTCGAGCGGGTGGTTGCCCAGCGCGACCGCGAGCGGCCAGAGGGGTCCTATACGACGTACCTGTTCGAGAAGGGCTTGGACAAGATCCTGAAGAAGGTGGGCGAAGAGGCGAGCGAGGTGATCATTGCCGCCAAGAACGCATCGGCCTGCGAGCTGCGTTACGAGGCGGCCGATCTCCTCTACCACCTGCTCGTCCTCCTGCGCGCCGCCCGAATTTCCCTTGCGGCGGTGCTGGAGGAGCTGGCCGAACGGCACAAGCCGTCGTAG
- a CDS encoding tetratricopeptide repeat protein has product MDGLEVSMPHNVTPPLRASRASRQTVVPLPLGDVPFLCRRARVQQRRKAYDKAIRLLERAVQLAPDDVDAWYLLAEVLAEAGRFAESNEALWRLRELCPEWADVWYFLASNHAYLGAYEEAEAYALRYLEREPQGEYADLAHDLLEAVYAELHQADEGGGPPQNGSIVQRHEHARALLETGRFHEAQALLEDLVKAHPDFLPTRNNLALAYYYTGRLERAVAAVEAVLAQDPHNLHALCNLAVFCVNLGDWPRLVHLSRLLVKLIPLQPEAMYKLATTLGLLGEHERARVLLRKLLDWARMEEAPLLHFAAVAAYNTGHPEEARRLWEKAVRLSGDPVAAYYLQVMEEVEAGKRAAPEALPYQHQIPLEGYEQVALLSPQELPEGLRNDPLVRASYLWALRFGDAATKRRAIEALAQLGDSEGEAALRQFLLDPDEADDLKALAFLALLSRGGRGFAAGEGERPGDEGSVPGWLSVVAGWPPAWRKVLLSLSVQYNADRENPVYREAVALWCAYVMAKRPEPRQIRKPEAWAAAVEYVAARRVGKPVKQRELAARYGVAPSAVSRIARLLRLALAKP; this is encoded by the coding sequence TTGGACGGCCTGGAGGTTTCCATGCCCCACAACGTGACCCCACCCCTGCGCGCCTCGCGCGCATCGCGGCAAACCGTTGTCCCCCTGCCCCTGGGCGACGTGCCGTTCTTGTGCCGCCGCGCACGCGTCCAGCAGCGGCGGAAGGCTTACGACAAGGCCATCCGCTTGCTTGAGCGGGCGGTGCAGCTCGCGCCCGACGATGTGGACGCGTGGTATCTGTTGGCCGAGGTGCTGGCCGAGGCGGGGCGGTTTGCCGAATCCAACGAAGCGCTTTGGCGGCTCCGGGAGCTGTGCCCCGAGTGGGCCGACGTGTGGTACTTCCTCGCGTCGAACCACGCCTATCTCGGCGCCTACGAGGAGGCCGAAGCGTACGCCTTGCGCTATTTGGAGCGGGAGCCGCAGGGCGAGTACGCCGATCTGGCCCACGACTTGCTCGAGGCGGTGTACGCGGAGCTTCACCAGGCGGACGAGGGCGGCGGGCCGCCGCAGAACGGGTCGATCGTGCAGCGCCACGAGCATGCCCGCGCGCTGCTCGAGACGGGGCGGTTTCATGAGGCGCAGGCGCTCTTGGAGGACCTGGTGAAGGCCCATCCCGACTTTTTGCCGACGCGCAACAACCTGGCCTTGGCCTACTATTACACCGGGCGTCTCGAGCGGGCCGTGGCCGCCGTCGAGGCGGTGCTCGCGCAAGACCCGCACAATCTCCACGCCCTCTGCAACCTGGCCGTTTTTTGCGTCAATCTGGGCGACTGGCCGCGGCTGGTTCACCTTTCGCGGTTGCTGGTGAAGCTGATCCCCCTCCAACCGGAGGCGATGTACAAGCTGGCCACCACGCTGGGCCTGTTGGGCGAGCATGAGCGCGCGCGCGTGTTGCTCCGCAAGCTGCTCGATTGGGCGCGGATGGAAGAGGCGCCGCTCCTGCATTTCGCCGCGGTGGCGGCGTACAACACCGGCCATCCCGAAGAGGCCCGGCGCCTGTGGGAAAAGGCCGTGCGCCTGAGCGGCGATCCGGTGGCCGCCTACTACTTGCAGGTGATGGAAGAGGTGGAGGCGGGGAAGCGGGCGGCCCCCGAGGCGCTGCCGTATCAGCACCAGATCCCGCTTGAGGGTTACGAGCAGGTGGCGCTGCTTTCGCCCCAGGAGCTTCCGGAAGGGCTGCGCAACGACCCGCTGGTGCGGGCCTCCTACTTGTGGGCGCTGCGCTTTGGCGATGCGGCGACCAAGCGGCGCGCGATCGAGGCGCTGGCCCAGCTCGGCGACAGCGAAGGGGAGGCGGCCTTGCGCCAGTTTCTCCTCGACCCCGACGAGGCCGACGATCTGAAGGCCCTGGCCTTTCTCGCCTTGCTCTCGCGCGGTGGCCGCGGTTTTGCGGCGGGAGAGGGCGAGCGGCCGGGGGATGAGGGGAGCGTTCCCGGATGGCTTTCCGTTGTTGCGGGGTGGCCGCCGGCGTGGCGAAAGGTGCTGCTATCCCTGTCGGTGCAATACAACGCGGACCGCGAGAATCCGGTGTACCGCGAGGCGGTGGCCCTCTGGTGCGCCTACGTGATGGCGAAGCGCCCGGAACCGAGGCAGATTCGCAAACCCGAGGCGTGGGCGGCGGCGGTGGAGTACGTGGCGGCGCGGCGGGTGGGAAAGCCG